The Qipengyuania aurantiaca genome contains the following window.
CAGGGTTTCGAACACCAGCAGCCAGGGATCCGTAAAGGGCGCGCTGCCGTGTTGCTCGAAGGTATGCCCCACGAGATCGCCATAGCTGCCTTCCTGCCATATGCGCGTTTCGCTCCGTCCATCGGAAAGATCCCGCTCGGCACCGGCCAGGAGCTCTGCCTGCACCTGAGCCAGCGCGGCGCTGTCAGGCTCCGGACCATCGGCGACCACCTGCATGAAGACCATGGTCACGCCGTAGAAGATTGCCCCTGCCAAGAAGCCGAGCAGGCCGAGCACCATCTGCTTGTGCGGTTCGAGGTCGATGAACAGGAGCACAGCCGCGATCCCGGCCATCGAATAGGCAAGCAGGATATCGCCGCGCCAGATCAGGTAATAATGGATGAGGCCGAAGATCCCGAGCCACAGCAGGCGCCGGATTTGCAGCCAGCGGCTCGCCCCTTTCGCCCGTGCCTTCTCCACGAAGAGATAGATGCCCGCCCCGAAAAGCAGCGTGAAAAGCCCGCGCATCTTGCCGTCGATCAGGACGAATTGCGCGGCCCACATCCAGTCATAGGATACCGAGTGACCCGACGCGAAGGCTCCTGGATAGATCGAGGCGGTAAAGGGCTGACCCATGGAGATGATGTTGGCGGCAAGGATACCCATGACGGCGATGCCGCGGATGAAGTCTAGACTCGCGATTCGCCCTCCGGTCAGCGCGACCGGCTCGGGTGCGGTGTCAGCCGGCCCCTCTTCTCCTTGCGCGCTCACCCTCTCTTAACTCCCTCTCGCTAGGACAAGGCCTCGCACATAGGCACAGGCGGGCATGCCAGCCCATAGTCCATGATGTCGCAGTGCACAGGAACGGCCGCATCTCGGGAAGCGTGCGCGGGCATCCACGGCGGGGCCAGGGCAGTCCCGCAAAACCCCTTCCAAAGCGACCCTGCGGCAAATGTTGAACGATATTAACCCTAAATTAGGGGTAGTCTGCGATCCCCCTAATTCGAGACCGCCGCCCACAAGCGGCAAAACGGATTGATACAGGCGCTACAGGGGGACCTAGCCTTGCGTGTACTGGCTTTGGCATCACAAAAGGGCGGATCGGGTAAAACCACGCTCTCCGGACATCTGGCCGTTCAGGCCCAGCGAGCGGGCGCAGGCCCGGTCGTCCTGATCGACATCGACCCGCAGGGGTCGCTCGCCGACTGGTGGAACGAGCGCGAGGCAGAACTGCCCGCATTCGCACAGACCACCGTTGCGCGACTCGCAGCCGACCTTGCGATCCTGCGCCAGCAGGGCTTTAAGCTTGCGGTCATCGATACGCCGCCCGCGATCACCATGGCGATCCAGTCGGTGATTTCGGTGGCCGAGCTCATCGTCGTCCCGACTCGCCCCAGCCCGCACGATCTTCGTGCCGTGGGCGCCACGGTCGACCTGTGCGAACGCGCCGGCAAGCCGCTGATCTTCGTGGTCAACGCGGCAACGCCCAAGGCCAAGATCACCTCGGAAGCCGCCGTCGCGCTGTCGCAGCACGGCACGGTTGCCCCGATCACCCTTCACCACCGCACCGACTTTGCCGCCTCGATGATCGACGGCCGCACGGTGATGGAAGTGGACCCGGAAAGCCGTTCCTCGGCCGAAATCACCGCGCTGTGGAAGTATATTTCCGACCGGCTGGAAAAGCAGTTCCGTCGGACCGTGTTCGCCGCGCCCGGCCAGCAGGCCGCAGCCGCGCAGCAGCCCGGTCTTCATCGTCCCGCCGGTGGCTTCGGCCGTCGGGTCGCCCAGTAAGAGCAACGTAAGGAAAGGCGGAGGCCAGCCGGATGTCAGACGCCAATTTCGCTTCCCTGTCTTCGACCCTGCTTGCACGCAAGGGCGGCGCCAAGCCTGCCATGCGTCCGCAGTCGGCAGTGCTGGGACCGGTCGACGGTGTTGCCGCGGCCGCCAATCTCGAAGACCTGGGCTGGAACGACATGGGTGAAGATTCGCCCGACGCGATGCCCGCGGCCGCAGCGCCTGCTGCGAATCACGCATCCGCATCGCTCGCCGAATCGAGCCTGATCAAGAAACCCGCCCTTCCCCCGCTGGAAGAGCGCGAGGATTACGACGCTTCGGAACTGGAAGTCGGCCAGGAGATCGAGGAGCCCCGCGTGGTTCCGATCACCCCGCTCCAGAAGAAGGACCCGTCCTCGGGCCAGAACCAGGTGCGCGAATCGCTCGATCGCATCGCCAGCCAACTCGACGGCAAGACCTCGGTCGAAGCCGATAACGAGGACGACGAGGAATTCGAGGAAGAGATCGTGGAGGCCGCACCGGTCGCCAGGGTCGTCCTTCCCAAAGCCATCAAGCCTGCCCCGGCCCGCTCGAACACGGTCGCCAAGGGCAAGCGCGCAGCCTTCACGCTGCGTCTCGATCCGGAGCGTCACCTGATGCTGCGCCTCGCCTGCACCGTTCGCGGCAGCAGCGCACAGCAGCTCGTGACCGACGCTCTCGACGGCCTTTTGGCCGAAATGCCGGAAATCGCGATGCTCGCTGCCCAGGTGCAGCGCGGCCCGAATTGAACTTGAAGGACGTGGGATCGCCTTTTGAGGGGTAATAGAATGAAAAAGAGCAACTCCACTTTCATCAAGCTTGCCGTCACCACGGCGCTTGCATCGACGGCCCTCGCCGGTTGCTCCGGCAAGGTTGCGCCCACCGCCGCCCATTCGGCCGGCAAGGCAGAGGTCGCCCTCCAGAAAGGCAAGGCCGACAAGGCCGTGACCCACGCCGAAGCCGCCGTGCTGGCTGCTCCGCGCGATGCCTATGCCCGCACCCTGCTTGGCAACGCCTATCTCGAAGCAGGCCGCTTCGCTTCGGCAGCGCAGAGCTTCGAAGACGCCATCGCGCTCGGCGATACCTCGCCGCGCACCGTGATCAGCCTTTCGCTGGCACAGACCGGCATGGGCGACCGTCCCGCCGCAATCTACACGCTCGAGCGCCACGAAGCCGCGATCGACCCGTCGGACTTCGGCCTCGCCATTGCGCTGGCCGGCCAGCCGCAGCGCGGCGTCCACATCCTTTCGAACACGCTTCGCGCCGGCAACAACACGGCCAAGGTTCGCCAGAACCTTGCCTATGCCTATGCGATGAGCGGCCAGTGGCGCGAAGCGCGCCTGATGGTTTCCGAAGACGTTCCGGCCGACAAGGTCGGTGAGCGCATGGCCGAGTGGGGCGCCACCGCGCATCCCGAACTCTACCGCCAGCGCGTGGCCGGCCTGCTGAAGGTCGACATCGTCGAAGACCAGGGCCAGCCCGCCATGCTCGCGCTTTCGAACAATCCGAGCGTCGAGATGCTCGCTTCGGAGAACGTCGAGGCCGAACTTCCGACCACCGAGCCGGTGATCGAGTTTGCCGTTGCCGAGGAAGTACCCGCCGAAGCGCCTGCCGCTCCGCCGCAGCGCATCGTCTTCGACGATCCTTTCTTCAACGAGCGCAAGGCTCAGGCCGAAGACGAGGCGCCGCGCGCCGTGATCGTCGCCGCGCTTCCGGAAGAGACCGCTCCGGCCGCCAAGCCCGCTCCGCGTGTCGCCGAGGCCGAAGCTCCGGCACCTGCACCGCGCAAGGATGCGGCAGCCGTCCCGGCGCTCAACCTCGCGGATGGCGACTACAACATCCAGCTCGGCTCCTACTTCTCGATGGAAGACGCCGAACTGGGCTGGACCAAGTTCCAGCAGATGTATCCCGAACTCGCCAAAGCCGAGCGCGTCATCAGCCGTGCCCGCGTCAACGGCAAGCTCTACTTCCGCGTGGCCGCCGTCGGCTATGCCAAGGATAGCGCCCGCGCCTTGTGCTCGAGCGTCAAGGGCAAGGGCGGTGGCTGCATCGCCTATGCGCAGGCCAACCCGCTTCCGGGTGCCCTGCTCGACAACGGAACCGTACGGGTCGCAGCGCGCTAAAAACCACACGCGCACATAAAAGTTACCACCGAGCCTCGGCCTCTTCCGGATCCGTCCGGAAGGGGCCTTTTCTTATTCGCGAGTGCTTTAAAGTTCGACCGCGACCCCGCCCTTCCACAGGGCGGCAACGCGGCCTTGCGTGGGCTGCCCGTCGAAAGGCGTGTTGCCGGCAGTCGCGGCCATCTTGCTGCTCTGGATTACCCAGGGCTTGTCCGGATCGACTAGTACGACATCGGCCTCGTGACCCTCGATGAGGCTACCCGCCTCGACGCCCAGCAGGCGGGCCGGGTTGGTCGACACCAGTTCGAAAGCGCGGGGCATGTCGATCACCTCGTCGCGCACCAGCGAGAGCACCATGGCAAGCAGCGTTTCGGCTCCGGCCATGCCCGGCTCGGCATCGCTAAACGGCAGCCGCTTGTCCTCTGGCCCGCGCGGATCGTGCCCGCTGGAGACGATGTCGATCGTGCCATCGGCGATGGCCTCGCGGACGGCGTGGCGGTCGGCCTCGCTGCGCAGCGGCGGCGAGAGGCGGGCAAAGGTGCGGAATTCGGCCGTGGCGAGGTCGGAAAGCATGAAATGCGCGGGCGTCACACCGGCGGTCACCCGCTGGCTCGAGGCCTTGGCGCGGCGCACCAGGTCCAGCCCTGCGCGCGTCGTCACTTGGCGGAAGTGCAGCCGCGCGCCAGCCATCTCGGCCAGCGCGAGGTCGCGGGCGATGGCAATCGCTTCCGCCTCGGCAGGCGCGCTCGGCAGACCCCGTCGCGTGGCGTATTCGCCTGCCGTGGCCACGGCCTCGCCCACTAGCGCCGCATCCTCGGCATGGGCGATTACGGGCATGTCGAGCATGGCGGCGTATTGCAGCAGGCGCAGCATCACGCCGCTGTCGGCGATCCACTGACGGCCCGTCGCCACACCGCGCGCTCCGGCTTCACGCATTAGCGCGATTTCCGCGATCTCGCGCCCTTCGAGGCCGCGCGTCGCAGCTGCGAGCGGGTGCACCCAGAAGTCGGGCTTGCCGCTCTTGGAAATATACGAAACCCGGCTCGGCAGGTCGAGCGGCGGCGACTGGTCGGGCATGAGCGCGGCGCGCGTTATGCCGCCGAAATGGAACGCCGGCTTGTCGATTGCAAAGACGCCGAGATCGACAAGGCCCGGTGCGACCAGCTTTCCGCGGGCATCGACATTTTCGCCTCCATCCGCATCGATATCGCCCAGCGCGGCAATCCGGCCATGCTCCATGCGCAGAGCGCCTTCGCGCAAGCCGTCGGGCGTGACCAGCGTCGCGTTGCGGATCGTGACGGGTGCGGTCTGCTTCATGCCGCCTCTCCCCATCCCTCGACCCCGCGAACGCGGCGGGTCAGCACATCGAGGCAGGCCATGCGGATGGCCACACCCATTTCCACCTGCCGCGTGATGATCGAGCGATCGATCATGTCGGCCACATCGCTGTCGATCTCCACCCCGCGGTTCATCGGCCCCGGGTGCATCACCAGCGTATCCTTCTTGGCCTTTTCCAGCCGCGTCTTCGTGAGGCCGTAAAGGTGGTGGTATTCGCGCTCCGAGGGGATGAACTGGCCGCTCATCCGCTCGGTCTGGAGGCGCAGCATCATGACGACATCGGCCCCGTCGAGCGCTGCGTCGAAATCGTGGAACACTTCGGCGCCCATCGCCTCGATCCCCACCGGCATCAGCGCGGGCGGCGCGCAGAGGCGCACGCTCGCGCCCAGCGCCTGCAGGCAGAGCAGGTTGGAGCGAGCGACGCGGCTGTGCAGGATATCACCGCAGATCACGACGTTAAGGCCGGTGAAGTCCTCCGCGCTTTCGCCGCGCTCGCGCAGGGCATGGCGCAGCGCCAATGCATCGAGTAGGCCTTGTGTCGGGTGCTCATGCTGCCCGTCGCCCGCGTTGAGCACGGGGCAGTCGACCTTGTCGGCGATCAACCCGGTCGCCCCGCTCGATCCGTGGCGGATGACGATGGCGTCGGCGCGCATGGCGTTCAGAGTGATCGCGGTGTCGATCAGCGTCTCGCCCTTCTTCACGCTCGACTGCGCGGCGTGCATGTTCACCACGTCCGCGCCGAGCCGCTTGCCCGCGATCTCGAAGCTCAGCAGCGTGCGCGTGGAATTCTCGAAGAAGGCGTTGATGATGGTGAGCCCGGCCAACGCGTCGACATGCTTGGCGCTCTGCCGGTTGAGGGTCACCCACTGTTCCGCCTCATCCAGGAGGAAGAGGATCTCGTGGCGCTCCAGCTGGCCGATGCCGAGGAGGTCGCGATGCGGGAATGCGAGGCCACCCGCAGGATAGCGGGCCGCATGGGGCGAGGTGTCCGAAGGTGTCATTAAAGCCATGCCCTTAGTCGAGGGCTATCGCCCCCTCAAGCATATTCCTGTGGCGCAAGCCTGCGCCCTTCCCTAGGCTTGGGCCAAGAGAAATACTGGGGACGTGATTTCATGCATTTTGCAGGCAAGGTCTGGCGCTTGCTGGTCGGCATCAAGGACGGGCTCGTCCTTCTTTTCATGCTGCTGTTCTTCGCATTGCTTTTCGCACTCCTTACCGCGCGGCCCAGCCCGGCGCAGGTCCGCGAAGGGGCCCTGCTGCTCGAACTCGATGGCGTGATCGTCGAAGAGCGCACGCCGATCGACCCCTTTGCCGCCCTGCTTTCGGGCAGCGCACCGGTGGGCGAATACCAGGCCCGCGACCTCGTCCGCGCCATCGATGCAGCCGCAAAGGACGAGCGGATCACCGCCGTCGTCCTCGATCTCGACAGCTTCCTTGGGGCAGGACAGGTCCATCTTGCCGAAGTAGGCGAAGCGCTCGACCGCGTGCGCGCGGCGGACAAGCCGGTGCTGGCCTACGCCACCGCCTATGCCGATGACGGCGTCTTCCTTGCCGCACACGCCAGCGAGGTCTGGGTAAACCCGCAGGGCGGCGCTTTCGTCGCCGGACCGGGCGGCAATCGCCTCTATTACGCCGGCCTGCTCGAAAAGCTGAAAGTAAACGCCCGCGTCTACAAGGTCGGAACCTACAAGAGCGCGGTCGAACCCTACACCGAAAGCGGCATGTCCGAGCCCGCGCGCGAAAACGCGCAGGCGCTTTACGGCGCACTGTGGGAGGAATGGCAGGCGAATGTGAAGAAGGCGCGCCCCGCTGCCGACCTCAAGCTGGTCAGCGGCGATCCGGCAGCGTGGGTGGAAGCGGCCAATGGCGATCTGGCGACTGCTGCGCTTAACGCAGGGCTGGTCGACAAGCTTGGCACGCGCACCCAGTTCAACGAGCGCGTCGTCGAACTGGTAGGCGAGGATGAATGGAGCGACCTGCCCGGCGCCTATCCCTCGACCCAGCTTGCCGCTTGGCTCGAAGACAATCCCTGGCCGGTTGAAAGCCGTCGCATCGGCGTCGTCACCGTCGCCGGCGAGATCGTGGATGGCGAGGCTGGCCCCGGCACCGCGGGCGGCGCGCGCATCGCGGCCCTGCTCGACGAAGCGCTCGACGAGGATCTTGCGGGCCTGGTCGTGCGCGTCGATTCCCCGGGCGGCTCGGCGCTTGCCAGCGAGGAAATCCGCAACGCCATCCTGCGTCACAAGGAGAAGGACATCCCGGTCGCCGTCTCTATGGCCAATGTCGCAGCCAGCGGCGGCTATTGGGTGGCGACCCCGGCGGACCGCATCTTTGCGGAACCCGAGACGATCACCGGCTCCATCGGCATTTTCGCCGTCATTCCCACCTTCGAGGATGCCGCGGCCGAGCTCGGCGTGAACGCAGACGGCGTGCAGACAGGGCCGCTCTCGGGCCAGCCCGACCCCATCGCCGGCTTCACGCCCGAGGTGGAGCGCATCCTGCAGGCCGCAATCGAAGACGGCTATGCCGACTTTCTGACCCGCGTGGCATCCTCGCGCCAGATGAGCCTCGAGCAGGTTGACCGCGTCGGCCAGGGCCGCGTCTGGGATGGCGGAACCGCACGCCAGATCCGCCTTGTTGACGAATATGGCGGGATGGCAGAGGCGCTCGAATGGGTCGCCGCGCAGGCCGAACTGGGCGACGAGAAATGGGCGCCGGTCTATCTCGGCGCCGAGCAGAGCACGGCGGACACGATCCTTCGCCAATGGCTGGTCGGCGAGGAAGAAGCCGGCGGCCGCGATGTCTTCGCCATGCTGGCGGGCGAGCAGCGCGCGCGGACGAGCATGATCTTCACCGATGCGCAGCGCCTGCTCGGAACCAGCGGCGCGCAGGCCTATTGCCTCGTCTGCCCTTCCCCTGCCCTTGCCAAGGCTCAGGGAGAGCGACGCTTCGACGGCGCGCTGGCCAGACTGGTTTCGTTTTTCGCCGATTGACCCGCTTGCCATGAGGCGATTCGCCGCGTAATGGCGCGCCCCTGCCCGGCAGTCATTGCCGCGATACGGGCGGGCGCGTAGCTCAGTGGTAGAGCACACCCTTCACACGGGTGGGGTCGCAAGTTCAATCCTTGCCGCGCCCACCATTCCTCCCGCGAAATCGTAGCCTTTGCCTGCCCTGGGGGCACCCCGGCATTTGGGTGGCCAAGTGAGTTGCAAATCACAACGATAGCTTTCACTCTGGGCGCGAGAGAAAGGGGTTTGATTCACTTATGAGCCAATTCGAAACCATCCGTGCGACCCGCGAAGGCGATGTCCTCACGATCACGCTTGCACGGCCCGAGCGGCTCAACGCCTGCCCGCCGCAGATGGCAGACGAGATTTTCGACGCCATTCGCGATCTGGGCGATGCCCGCGCTGTGCTAATGAAAGGCGAAGGCCGGGCCTTCTGTTCGGGCGCCGACCTCGCTTCAAACGCCGATTCCTCGATCACCGGGGGCGACCGCGCATTTTCGTCGCTGAGCCGCCACTACAACCCGATGATCCAGGCGCTGGCGAACGCGCCGGTGCCGGTCGTCGCCATGGTGCAGGGCCCGGCTGCAGGGGTCGGCTGCTCCATTGCGCTGACCGCCGATTTTGTGATCGCGGGCAAGAGCGGCTATTTCCTCCAGGCCTTCGTCAACATCGGCCTCGTGCCCGATGGCGGCGCAAGCTGGATGCTTCCGCGCCTCGTCGGCACCGCACAGGCCACGCGAATGATGATGCTGGGGGAGAAAATCTTTGCCGAGGAAGCCGAGCGCATCGGTCTCATCTACAAATGTGTCGAGGATGACGCGCTGGAGAGCGAGGCGCAGGCGCTGGCCGAACGGCTGGCGCGCGGTCCGACCCTCTCGCTCGGCCTGATGAAGAAGACGATGCGCGATGGGCTGCAGGCGGATCTGGGATCGACGCTGGCCGCTGAAGCGGTCGCCCAGCGCAAGGCAGGCGGCACGCAGGATGCCATGGAAGGCGCAATGGCCTTCCTCCAGAAACGGAAGGCGGACTTCAAGGGCGCCTGAGGATGAGTTCCATCACCGAAACGCTGCTTGACGATTGGCAGCAGGCGGTCGGGCGCCAGCAGGTCGCCGAGGAGGTTCTTGCAGCCTCAGCCCTACAGCGGTTCGGTCGGGCAGTCGGGTGCAGGGACGAACTTGGCGGCGTCCCGCTGCCGCATTGGGCGTTTTTCCTGCCCTCCCCGCTCGACGAGGAAATCGGGTCCGATGGCCATCCGCGCCGGGGTGACTTCCTCCCCGATGTAACGCTGCCGCGCCGCATGTATGCTGCGTCCAGCATCGAGTTTGTGAGCGATCTCGAAATCGGCGCCCCCGCACGGCAGGTGAGCACGGTGGCCGACCTCACGCACAAGTCGGGAAGCACGGGCGATCTCGTTTTCGCCAAGGTCGAAAAGCGGCTGGAGCAGGAGGGGAGCCTGCGCGTGCGCGAGGTCCAGACCTACGTCTATCGCGGCGAAGGCGAACCTGCCCCCATGCCGGTTCCTGCAGACGACACACCGGAGGGCGAGCGCTGGCAGCCCGATGAGGTCAACCTTTTCCGCTTCTCTGCCGCAACCGCCAACGGCCACCGCATCCATTACGATCACCCCTACACCACTCAGGTCGAAGGCTATCCTGCCCTGATCGTCCACGGCCCCTTCACGGCCGCCAAGCTGGCTGCCCTCGCCATGCGCGACGGGGCGCTGGCGAGCTTCTCCTTCCGGGCGATGGCCCCGCTCTTCGTCGGCCAGCCGATCACCCTGCGGCGCAGCGACGAGAACACCTATGAAGCCGTGCGCTGCGATGGCCTCATCGCGATGTCCGCCAAGGCCTCGTTCCGGTGACCGACACTCTGGCGCTCGCCCGCGAGGCTGTGGCGGCAGCCCAATCGTACACCAGCGCGATCCGCACCAGCCTGAACGCTCGGCTCGTCTCCGATGGCCGGATCGACATGGCGGAGGCCGAGCGCCAGCAACGCCGATTGCATGGTTTTGCCTGGACCGCCACACTCGCCGATGCACTGGCGGCGCTGGTCGACTGGGCCGCAAGGGCCGAGGCGGCCGGGCAGTTCGGCGCCATCGAAACCCGCGTGCTCGAAATCGGCATGGGTGACTATTGCGCCCAAATCGCCGGCGGTGTCGCCATGAGCCAGAGCGAGGTGGTGCGCCCGGCGGAATATGGTCTGCTGACCGAGGCCCGCGCTTTCGAGGACGAGCCATCGCTGCGTCATTTCCTTGCGGAAGGCAACGCGCCGGAGGCCCGGGCCGACCTTGCCCAAAGGCTTGCGGCAGGCGAACGCCCCTTCGAAGGCACGGGCGACGAGACGCTCGACATGATCCGCGACCAGTTTCGCGCCTTTGCCGCCGACCGCATCGCTCCGCACGCCCACGAATGGCATCTTGCCGATGCACTGATCCCGTTGCCGGTGGTTGAGGAGATGGCCGAACTCGGCGTCTTCGGTGTCTGCATCGCGGAAGAATACGGCGGCCTGGGTCTGGGCAAACAGGCGATGTGCCTTGTCTCGGAAGAGCTTTCGCGCGGCTGGATTTGCGCCGGATCGCTCGGCACGCGGTCCGAGATTGCCGGCGAACTGATCGGCGAGAACGGCACCGAGGCGCAAAAGGCGAAATTCCTGCCCCGCATTGCGGACGGGTCTGTCCTTCCGACCGCCGTCTTCACGGAACCCGATACCGGATCGGATCTCGCCTCGGTGCGCACCCGCGCCACGCGGCAAGCCGACGACAGCTGGCGGATCGACGGGGCAAAAACCTGGATTACCCATGCCGCGCGAGCCGATCTCATGACAGTGCTTTGCCGCACCAATCCCACAACGCCCGGCTATGGCGGGTTATCGATGATGCTGGCGGAAAAGACCCGCGGCACCGACAAGCACCCTTTTCCCGATGGCGGCATCGACGGCAGCGAAATCGAGGTTCTCGGCTATCGCGGCATGAAGGAATACGCGCTCGGCTTCGATGGTTTCCGAGTTGCCGCAGGCGGCCTTCTCGGCGGCGCGGAAGGACAGGGGTTCAAGCAGCTCATGCGGACCTTCGAAGGCGCCCGCATCCAAACGGCCGCGCGCGCCGTGGGCGTTGGATGGAACGCCTTCGACCTCGGCCTCAAATACGCCTGCGAGCGCAAGCAATTCGGCAAGCCCCTCCTCGCCTTCCCCCGCGTGTCGGACAAGCTGGCGATGATGGCATGCGAGCTGGTCATGGCGCGCGAACTGACTTGGTCGGCTGCGCGCCAGAAGGATCGCGGCGAGCGTTGCGATATCGAGGCCGGCATGGCCAAGTTGCTGGCCGCACGGGTCGCCTGGGCCTCGGCCGATAACGCGCTGCAAATTCACGGCGGCAATGGCTATGCGCTCGAATATGAGATCAGCCGCGTGCTGTGCGACGCGCGCATCCTCAATATTTTCGAAGGGGCCGGCGAAATACAGGCACACGTGATTGGACGCGGACTGCTAAGCCCCGGAAGGGCCAAGCGGGATTGAATTGGTCGGAGACTGGGGCCTCCAGTCCGGATCAATCCATGAAGGGATCGCGCATGAGGATCGTATCGTCCCGCTCGGGGCTGGTCGAGACCAGTGCAACCGGCGTTTCGATCAGTTCCTGGATACGCTGGACGTATTTCACCGCGTTGGCGGGAAGGTCCGCGAAGCTGCGCGCGCCGGCGGTTGATTCCTTCCAGCCTTCCATCGTCTCGTAGATCGGCTCGACCGCGGCCTGGTCGGCGGCGTGGCTGGGGAAGTAGTCGTAGACGTTGTTCCGCAGGCGGTAGCCGGTGCAGATCTTCACCTCGTCCAGCCCGTCGAGCACGTCGAT
Protein-coding sequences here:
- a CDS encoding tetratricopeptide repeat protein, with product MKKSNSTFIKLAVTTALASTALAGCSGKVAPTAAHSAGKAEVALQKGKADKAVTHAEAAVLAAPRDAYARTLLGNAYLEAGRFASAAQSFEDAIALGDTSPRTVISLSLAQTGMGDRPAAIYTLERHEAAIDPSDFGLAIALAGQPQRGVHILSNTLRAGNNTAKVRQNLAYAYAMSGQWREARLMVSEDVPADKVGERMAEWGATAHPELYRQRVAGLLKVDIVEDQGQPAMLALSNNPSVEMLASENVEAELPTTEPVIEFAVAEEVPAEAPAAPPQRIVFDDPFFNERKAQAEDEAPRAVIVAALPEETAPAAKPAPRVAEAEAPAPAPRKDAAAVPALNLADGDYNIQLGSYFSMEDAELGWTKFQQMYPELAKAERVISRARVNGKLYFRVAAVGYAKDSARALCSSVKGKGGGCIAYAQANPLPGALLDNGTVRVAAR
- a CDS encoding ParA family protein, translating into MRVLALASQKGGSGKTTLSGHLAVQAQRAGAGPVVLIDIDPQGSLADWWNEREAELPAFAQTTVARLAADLAILRQQGFKLAVIDTPPAITMAIQSVISVAELIVVPTRPSPHDLRAVGATVDLCERAGKPLIFVVNAATPKAKITSEAAVALSQHGTVAPITLHHRTDFAASMIDGRTVMEVDPESRSSAEITALWKYISDRLEKQFRRTVFAAPGQQAAAAQQPGLHRPAGGFGRRVAQ
- a CDS encoding acyl-CoA dehydrogenase family protein: MTDTLALAREAVAAAQSYTSAIRTSLNARLVSDGRIDMAEAERQQRRLHGFAWTATLADALAALVDWAARAEAAGQFGAIETRVLEIGMGDYCAQIAGGVAMSQSEVVRPAEYGLLTEARAFEDEPSLRHFLAEGNAPEARADLAQRLAAGERPFEGTGDETLDMIRDQFRAFAADRIAPHAHEWHLADALIPLPVVEEMAELGVFGVCIAEEYGGLGLGKQAMCLVSEELSRGWICAGSLGTRSEIAGELIGENGTEAQKAKFLPRIADGSVLPTAVFTEPDTGSDLASVRTRATRQADDSWRIDGAKTWITHAARADLMTVLCRTNPTTPGYGGLSMMLAEKTRGTDKHPFPDGGIDGSEIEVLGYRGMKEYALGFDGFRVAAGGLLGGAEGQGFKQLMRTFEGARIQTAARAVGVGWNAFDLGLKYACERKQFGKPLLAFPRVSDKLAMMACELVMARELTWSAARQKDRGERCDIEAGMAKLLAARVAWASADNALQIHGGNGYALEYEISRVLCDARILNIFEGAGEIQAHVIGRGLLSPGRAKRD
- the sppA gene encoding signal peptide peptidase SppA, which encodes MHFAGKVWRLLVGIKDGLVLLFMLLFFALLFALLTARPSPAQVREGALLLELDGVIVEERTPIDPFAALLSGSAPVGEYQARDLVRAIDAAAKDERITAVVLDLDSFLGAGQVHLAEVGEALDRVRAADKPVLAYATAYADDGVFLAAHASEVWVNPQGGAFVAGPGGNRLYYAGLLEKLKVNARVYKVGTYKSAVEPYTESGMSEPARENAQALYGALWEEWQANVKKARPAADLKLVSGDPAAWVEAANGDLATAALNAGLVDKLGTRTQFNERVVELVGEDEWSDLPGAYPSTQLAAWLEDNPWPVESRRIGVVTVAGEIVDGEAGPGTAGGARIAALLDEALDEDLAGLVVRVDSPGGSALASEEIRNAILRHKEKDIPVAVSMANVAASGGYWVATPADRIFAEPETITGSIGIFAVIPTFEDAAAELGVNADGVQTGPLSGQPDPIAGFTPEVERILQAAIEDGYADFLTRVASSRQMSLEQVDRVGQGRVWDGGTARQIRLVDEYGGMAEALEWVAAQAELGDEKWAPVYLGAEQSTADTILRQWLVGEEEAGGRDVFAMLAGEQRARTSMIFTDAQRLLGTSGAQAYCLVCPSPALAKAQGERRFDGALARLVSFFAD
- a CDS encoding aspartate carbamoyltransferase catalytic subunit — translated: MTPSDTSPHAARYPAGGLAFPHRDLLGIGQLERHEILFLLDEAEQWVTLNRQSAKHVDALAGLTIINAFFENSTRTLLSFEIAGKRLGADVVNMHAAQSSVKKGETLIDTAITLNAMRADAIVIRHGSSGATGLIADKVDCPVLNAGDGQHEHPTQGLLDALALRHALRERGESAEDFTGLNVVICGDILHSRVARSNLLCLQALGASVRLCAPPALMPVGIEAMGAEVFHDFDAALDGADVVMMLRLQTERMSGQFIPSEREYHHLYGLTKTRLEKAKKDTLVMHPGPMNRGVEIDSDVADMIDRSIITRQVEMGVAIRMACLDVLTRRVRGVEGWGEAA
- a CDS encoding dihydroorotase codes for the protein MKQTAPVTIRNATLVTPDGLREGALRMEHGRIAALGDIDADGGENVDARGKLVAPGLVDLGVFAIDKPAFHFGGITRAALMPDQSPPLDLPSRVSYISKSGKPDFWVHPLAAATRGLEGREIAEIALMREAGARGVATGRQWIADSGVMLRLLQYAAMLDMPVIAHAEDAALVGEAVATAGEYATRRGLPSAPAEAEAIAIARDLALAEMAGARLHFRQVTTRAGLDLVRRAKASSQRVTAGVTPAHFMLSDLATAEFRTFARLSPPLRSEADRHAVREAIADGTIDIVSSGHDPRGPEDKRLPFSDAEPGMAGAETLLAMVLSLVRDEVIDMPRAFELVSTNPARLLGVEAGSLIEGHEADVVLVDPDKPWVIQSSKMAATAGNTPFDGQPTQGRVAALWKGGVAVEL
- a CDS encoding enoyl-CoA hydratase-related protein codes for the protein MSQFETIRATREGDVLTITLARPERLNACPPQMADEIFDAIRDLGDARAVLMKGEGRAFCSGADLASNADSSITGGDRAFSSLSRHYNPMIQALANAPVPVVAMVQGPAAGVGCSIALTADFVIAGKSGYFLQAFVNIGLVPDGGASWMLPRLVGTAQATRMMMLGEKIFAEEAERIGLIYKCVEDDALESEAQALAERLARGPTLSLGLMKKTMRDGLQADLGSTLAAEAVAQRKAGGTQDAMEGAMAFLQKRKADFKGA
- a CDS encoding DUF418 domain-containing protein is translated as MSAQGEEGPADTAPEPVALTGGRIASLDFIRGIAVMGILAANIISMGQPFTASIYPGAFASGHSVSYDWMWAAQFVLIDGKMRGLFTLLFGAGIYLFVEKARAKGASRWLQIRRLLWLGIFGLIHYYLIWRGDILLAYSMAGIAAVLLFIDLEPHKQMVLGLLGFLAGAIFYGVTMVFMQVVADGPEPDSAALAQVQAELLAGAERDLSDGRSETRIWQEGSYGDLVGHTFEQHGSAPFTDPWLLVFETLPLILIGMALYQFGLFTGGMDPRKQRLWGWAGLALGVFLTTIIALATIRDGVTYYEGFAARLGWGYLPKLFMTLGLASLLAINAPKAGHFLADRVSAAGRAAFTNYLGISLVMLFVFGNWGLDLFGRLGRSELYLVTAIAWVVMLAWSKPWLDRFRYGPLEWVWRCLTYGRLFTLRHPSRS